The following are encoded in a window of Maridesulfovibrio bastinii DSM 16055 genomic DNA:
- a CDS encoding response regulator codes for MIEWRSFLSLPGISFRLSVIYLSCILIVFSFGVIFLDSVYAVIILSSCLLCVILITAIILFYSSNEDNDYKNLKNIDYNKQKSIVNQLSYQKKCFTKSNSGGNNFKFINSRLFSTIRAGIIIAEPVANKIIDANPFALKVLENELEDIKGHSLHEFFVPFAEDCPICNDSNEELWNYCLRSVHNKDLYIILTVSSFKGSKGERLLLETFIDISELELTKIALEQAVKQAEEANNAKSLFLASMSHEIRTPINTILGMTELLHRTDIDPEQKRYIDIARSCGQNMLGLFGEILDFSKIESGNIELEENDFDLRDVISKTVEEIALTAHKKGLEVAVVVSEDVPLLLRGDFLRLQQILANLMVNSCKFTDSGEIILEVEFLSRETENSGRLVFKVSDSGRGIPESRLDDIFDSFTQVSVDDLNSGGIGLGLSICKKLAWMMRGKISASNLLQGGAEFCFEAVFKFLEDQSEESLIDITGMKMLAAVPNIHVAKSLEGLAVKFGGNLECVYDSVELLKTVAAKHKFDVIFIDVSITELITDLLNEILKYSADLKIVLLVKLNELGSKSFQQKHPLVKAVIVKPVHELNFIETFASLFPNENYLEKKMISSKQDCFEKGTSVLLAEDNYYNRMLVRSLLEGCGIELVEVVNGAEAVEQFKVRTFSIVLMDVKMPVMDGVEAIGRIRSYEKEKQLHRTPVVAFTANVFKEDIDSYFEAGFDSTLSKPASYSQLIDVFREYCFKKGGEDISTPSQADMKISKLKLEFYEYVVEGCERILNKLIPSGDWDTVFSIAHDWKGTGSGYGYQDVTTVGDEVCLFIREGKVEQVAEVLEDFLLSYKEKRP; via the coding sequence ATGATTGAATGGCGGTCTTTTTTAAGTCTTCCCGGGATTTCTTTCCGTTTAAGTGTTATCTATCTTTCTTGTATCTTAATTGTTTTTTCTTTCGGTGTAATATTTCTCGATTCAGTGTATGCCGTTATAATTCTGTCTTCTTGCCTCTTATGTGTAATACTTATTACAGCAATTATTCTATTTTATTCTTCAAATGAAGATAATGACTATAAAAATTTAAAAAATATTGATTATAACAAACAAAAATCAATAGTTAATCAACTTAGCTATCAAAAAAAATGTTTTACTAAATCTAACTCAGGTGGAAATAATTTTAAATTTATTAATAGCAGACTTTTCAGTACCATTAGAGCTGGAATTATAATTGCTGAACCAGTAGCTAATAAGATTATTGATGCTAATCCATTTGCTCTTAAAGTTTTAGAAAATGAACTTGAAGATATAAAAGGTCATTCATTACATGAATTTTTTGTTCCTTTTGCTGAAGACTGCCCGATATGCAATGATAGTAATGAAGAACTTTGGAATTATTGTTTACGTTCTGTTCACAATAAGGATTTATACATTATCTTAACAGTTTCATCATTTAAAGGTTCAAAAGGTGAGCGGCTTCTACTCGAAACTTTTATTGATATCAGTGAGCTTGAACTAACCAAAATTGCGTTGGAGCAAGCTGTAAAGCAGGCCGAAGAAGCTAATAACGCTAAAAGTTTATTTCTGGCCAGTATGAGTCATGAGATACGCACGCCTATAAACACTATTCTCGGGATGACTGAACTGTTGCACCGGACTGATATCGACCCGGAGCAAAAACGGTATATTGATATAGCCAGATCATGCGGTCAAAACATGCTCGGTCTTTTTGGAGAGATTCTGGATTTTTCTAAGATAGAATCCGGTAATATCGAGCTTGAAGAAAATGATTTTGATTTAAGGGATGTCATAAGTAAAACCGTTGAAGAAATCGCTCTGACGGCACACAAGAAAGGGCTGGAAGTTGCGGTTGTGGTTTCAGAAGATGTCCCTTTATTGTTGAGAGGTGATTTTCTCAGACTACAGCAGATTTTGGCTAACTTGATGGTTAATTCGTGCAAATTTACTGATTCCGGTGAGATTATTCTTGAGGTGGAATTTCTTAGCAGAGAGACTGAAAATTCAGGAAGATTGGTTTTTAAAGTTAGTGATTCCGGAAGAGGGATTCCTGAATCCAGACTGGATGATATTTTCGATAGCTTCACTCAGGTTTCGGTAGATGATCTGAATAGTGGTGGAATCGGTCTCGGGCTTTCTATTTGCAAGAAGCTGGCGTGGATGATGCGGGGTAAAATTTCAGCTTCAAATCTTCTACAGGGTGGGGCTGAATTCTGTTTTGAAGCTGTATTTAAATTTTTGGAGGATCAGAGCGAGGAATCTCTTATAGATATTACCGGGATGAAAATGCTTGCGGCTGTCCCCAATATTCATGTCGCAAAGAGCTTAGAAGGTCTTGCTGTAAAGTTTGGTGGGAACCTTGAATGTGTCTATGATTCTGTTGAATTGTTAAAAACTGTCGCAGCAAAGCATAAATTTGATGTAATTTTTATTGATGTTTCAATTACGGAATTAATTACAGACCTTTTAAATGAGATATTAAAATATTCAGCAGATCTAAAAATAGTTTTATTGGTTAAGTTAAATGAACTAGGATCGAAATCGTTTCAGCAAAAACATCCATTAGTAAAAGCTGTTATCGTAAAGCCTGTCCATGAATTGAATTTTATTGAAACTTTTGCCTCGTTATTTCCTAATGAAAACTATCTGGAAAAGAAAATGATCAGCTCAAAACAGGATTGTTTTGAGAAAGGGACCAGTGTTCTGCTTGCTGAAGATAATTATTATAACAGAATGCTGGTTAGAAGTTTGCTGGAAGGATGTGGAATTGAGCTGGTAGAGGTTGTTAATGGAGCTGAAGCCGTTGAACAATTTAAGGTTAGAACTTTCAGTATTGTTTTGATGGACGTAAAAATGCCGGTAATGGATGGAGTTGAAGCTATAGGCAGGATTCGTAGCTATGAAAAAGAGAAACAGCTTCACAGAACTCCAGTGGTAGCTTTTACAGCAAATGTTTTTAAAGAAGACATAGACAGCTATTTTGAAGCTGGTTTTGACAGTACTTTATCTAAGCCAGCCTCATACTCTCAGTTGATTGATGTATTTAGGGAATATTGTTTTAAAAAGGGCGGCGAGGATATTTCTACTCCATCTCAGGCGGATATGAAGATTTCTAAACTAAAGCTGGAGTTCTATGAGTATGTGGTTGAAGGCTGTGAAAGAATTCTTAACAAGTTAATACCTTCTGGAGATTGGGATACTGTTTTCAGCATCGCACATGATTGGAAAGGCACAGGTTCCGGGTATGGTTATCAGGATGTTACGACTGTAGGGGATGAGGTCTGCCTGTTTATCCGTGAAGGAAAAGTTGAGCAGGTCGCAGAAGTCCTCGAGGATTTTTTGCTTTCATATAAAGAAAAACGGCCATGA
- a CDS encoding YibE/F family protein has product MSFSVKNLDKDALLVLFFAVLTVAMYFMPTEYEGRIAGNAERVRGEILSVNNSDVHMFGMVKTGPQQVKLKILNGKFKGRVLEAQNDLLGRMDKDKLFSPGDTAFVVLSLNDNGDIVYANPQDHYRIATELWLLGVFALLLIVFGGWTGAKALLSFLFTAMAIWKILVPWLLNGYNPVILTMTIVIILCAVIIFMVAGINRKGTVAFIGAISGVISSSLIAVYFTYSLNLHGAVMPFAETLLYSGYGHLDLTKIYIAAIFLACSGAVMDLAMDVSASMAEVVLAHPGISRIEALRSGLRVGRAVVGTMTTTLLLAYSGGFITLLMAFMAQGVPVENTFNFIYVSAEVVKTIAGSFGLVAVAPFTAVAGMFIYVSKSK; this is encoded by the coding sequence ATGTCATTTTCTGTTAAAAATCTGGATAAAGACGCTCTGCTGGTTCTTTTTTTTGCAGTACTCACAGTGGCAATGTATTTTATGCCTACAGAGTACGAAGGACGTATCGCCGGTAACGCTGAAAGGGTCCGTGGCGAAATTCTTTCTGTAAATAATTCCGATGTTCATATGTTCGGCATGGTTAAGACCGGACCTCAACAGGTTAAACTTAAAATCCTGAATGGAAAATTCAAGGGAAGGGTTCTTGAAGCCCAGAACGATCTGCTGGGACGTATGGATAAAGATAAACTGTTCAGTCCCGGAGATACTGCTTTTGTAGTTCTTTCGTTAAATGATAATGGGGATATTGTTTATGCCAATCCTCAGGACCACTACCGTATAGCAACTGAACTTTGGCTTCTTGGAGTTTTTGCCCTACTTTTAATTGTCTTTGGCGGCTGGACAGGGGCAAAGGCTTTGCTGTCATTTCTTTTTACAGCAATGGCCATATGGAAGATTCTAGTTCCATGGCTTCTTAATGGTTATAATCCTGTTATCCTTACTATGACTATCGTCATTATCCTTTGCGCAGTTATCATATTCATGGTTGCAGGAATAAACCGTAAAGGGACTGTAGCTTTTATCGGGGCTATCTCAGGTGTTATTTCAAGCAGTCTGATCGCAGTATATTTCACTTACAGTCTTAATCTGCATGGTGCAGTTATGCCATTTGCTGAAACTCTACTGTACTCTGGATACGGGCATCTTGATCTTACCAAGATATACATAGCTGCTATATTTTTGGCCTGTTCAGGTGCGGTAATGGATTTGGCAATGGATGTTTCCGCAAGTATGGCTGAGGTCGTGCTCGCTCATCCGGGAATATCACGTATTGAGGCTTTGAGGTCAGGACTTAGAGTAGGTCGCGCTGTTGTTGGAACGATGACAACTACTTTGCTGCTTGCCTACTCAGGAGGCTTTATAACTCTTCTGATGGCTTTTATGGCTCAGGGTGTACCTGTAGAGAATACTTTCAATTTTATTTATGTTTCAGCTGAAGTTGTAAAAACTATTGCCGGAAGTTTCGGACTGGTAGCAGTTGCTCCTTTTACAGCTGTCGCAGGCATGTTCATATATGTTTCCAAGTCAAAATAA
- a CDS encoding alkaline phosphatase — protein MTVCGKFKTLLLTGLIVAVSATTPAFAKTKKVSVYNGKPAKYVFLFIGDGMGIPQRMAAEHFIGKKLTMDQMPAQGLTTTYAADRFITGSAAAATAIATGQKTNIGMLGMRPDQRHVKSVAEMARDMGKKVGIVSSVSIDHATPAGFYAHVPARGQYYDIDVALSESNFDFFGGGGLKDPTNKKKNSSDFRGNALDLIKKAGYRVVTNKDDFMSLKPSDGKVIAWNAWLQDAKALPYAMDMSSKDITLPEFTSKAIEMLDNPKGFFLMVEGGKIDWACHANDAAAFIHNTVAFDDSIAKAVDFAKKHPDETLIVVTGDHECGGLTLGFAGTKYQSYFNALTPQDISFQQFTDQVVDLWKKENKGQKFETFEPTITHYFGLKFAGNAKKDPMVVKDYQLAMLKDAYQRTMSGEKVGDPELYNMYGSYDPLTVTITHILNNNAGLGWTSFKHTAVPISTSAMGVGSSVFDGYYDNTDIALKVMSVLGAKPSVKIVDNGSAKLASN, from the coding sequence CAAGACCCTATTGCTTACTGGATTGATTGTTGCTGTCTCCGCAACAACTCCGGCTTTTGCCAAAACTAAAAAGGTTTCGGTTTATAATGGTAAACCGGCAAAGTACGTTTTTCTTTTCATCGGAGACGGAATGGGTATCCCCCAGAGAATGGCTGCCGAACATTTTATAGGCAAAAAACTCACCATGGATCAGATGCCGGCTCAGGGGCTGACAACTACTTATGCCGCAGACCGTTTTATTACCGGGTCTGCCGCTGCTGCAACTGCTATTGCTACCGGACAGAAAACAAATATTGGTATGCTCGGTATGCGTCCTGATCAGCGTCATGTAAAATCCGTAGCTGAAATGGCCCGTGATATGGGTAAAAAAGTTGGTATTGTTTCCAGTGTATCTATCGACCATGCAACTCCTGCAGGTTTTTACGCACATGTTCCTGCTCGCGGTCAGTATTATGATATTGACGTAGCTCTTTCTGAAAGTAATTTTGATTTCTTCGGTGGTGGAGGACTCAAAGATCCCACAAATAAAAAGAAAAATTCATCTGATTTCCGTGGAAATGCTTTAGATCTTATCAAAAAGGCCGGATATCGGGTTGTAACAAATAAAGATGACTTTATGTCTCTCAAGCCTTCTGATGGAAAAGTTATTGCTTGGAACGCATGGCTTCAGGATGCAAAAGCGCTGCCTTATGCAATGGATATGAGTTCCAAGGACATCACTCTGCCTGAGTTCACTTCCAAAGCTATTGAAATGCTCGACAACCCCAAAGGTTTCTTCCTCATGGTCGAGGGTGGAAAAATTGACTGGGCCTGTCATGCTAACGATGCTGCCGCCTTTATTCACAATACCGTTGCCTTTGATGACTCCATTGCAAAGGCTGTAGATTTTGCCAAAAAACATCCTGATGAAACATTGATTGTTGTTACTGGTGACCATGAGTGTGGTGGACTCACACTCGGATTTGCTGGAACAAAATATCAGTCCTATTTTAATGCTCTGACTCCTCAGGATATTTCCTTCCAGCAGTTTACTGATCAGGTGGTAGACCTTTGGAAGAAAGAAAATAAAGGTCAGAAATTTGAAACTTTTGAACCAACTATAACTCACTATTTCGGACTTAAATTTGCCGGAAATGCTAAAAAAGATCCTATGGTTGTGAAAGACTATCAGCTCGCAATGCTTAAGGATGCCTATCAGCGTACTATGAGCGGTGAAAAAGTCGGCGACCCTGAACTTTACAATATGTATGGAAGTTATGATCCCCTGACCGTTACCATTACTCATATCCTTAATAATAATGCTGGTCTCGGATGGACTTCTTTCAAACATACAGCCGTACCTATTTCAACTTCCGCAATGGGCGTTGGTAGTTCTGTTTTCGATGGCTACTATGACAATACGGATATAGCTCTTAAAGTAATGTCCGTTCTGGGCGCCAAACCTTCAGTAAAAATCGTTGATAACGGATCAGCTAAACTTGCTTCTAACTAA